A genome region from Sphingobacteriaceae bacterium GW460-11-11-14-LB5 includes the following:
- a CDS encoding damage-inducible protein DinB: MVQEQLFAETMEETSLVYLMKNYANYNFWANLTLVNWLKNHPEQLLEQEVLSSFKSVKLTLAHILQAQEYWYSILTKTEFEFREYGSLNDIFDALLKQSENLAVYITAISEDRFNQKTEIQSPWFTSDFQNFEYVLHVFNHSTYHRGQIITICHNLGITGAPMTDYNFYNVMAK; this comes from the coding sequence ATGGTACAGGAACAATTATTCGCAGAAACAATGGAAGAAACTTCCCTTGTGTATTTAATGAAAAATTATGCAAACTATAATTTCTGGGCAAATTTAACCTTGGTAAACTGGTTAAAAAATCATCCGGAACAATTATTGGAGCAGGAAGTATTATCGAGTTTTAAAAGTGTAAAGTTAACGCTCGCCCATATTTTACAGGCGCAGGAGTATTGGTATTCAATCCTCACTAAAACCGAATTCGAATTTCGCGAATATGGAAGTTTGAATGATATTTTTGATGCGCTGTTGAAACAGTCAGAAAATTTAGCCGTTTATATTACCGCAATTAGTGAAGATAGATTTAATCAGAAAACGGAAATCCAAAGCCCCTGGTTCACTTCCGACTTTCAGAATTTCGAATATGTGTTACATGTTTTCAACCACAGTACTTACCACCGTGGCCAGATCATTACGATTTGCCATAATTTAGGCATAACAGGTGCACCCATGACGGATTATAACTTCTATAATGTAATGGCGAAATAA
- a CDS encoding epimerase yields MGKTRGQNNIIITGATGMVGEGVLMQCLNSPEIDGVLVINRKPCGYTHPKLKEIIHADFFDFSPIENQLSGYNACFFCLGITSVGVDSDTYYKMTYTLTMHVAETLSKLNDGMTFCYVSGGGTNANGRLKWAQVKGKTENDLMKLPFKQVFNFRPGFIKPLPGQKYAHKFYTYINWLFPVGRAIYPGGFCTMAELGNAMINTLSHNDERRILEGKDIIALSKE; encoded by the coding sequence ATGGGAAAAACCAGAGGTCAGAATAACATAATCATCACCGGTGCTACAGGAATGGTTGGCGAGGGCGTATTGATGCAATGTTTAAACAGTCCGGAAATTGATGGTGTTTTAGTCATCAACCGCAAGCCTTGTGGGTATACGCATCCTAAGCTAAAAGAAATTATCCATGCTGATTTTTTCGATTTTTCGCCAATTGAAAATCAGCTTTCGGGTTATAATGCCTGTTTCTTTTGTTTAGGCATTACCTCAGTAGGTGTTGATAGCGATACTTATTACAAAATGACTTATACCCTAACCATGCATGTTGCCGAAACCTTAAGCAAGCTGAACGATGGAATGACTTTTTGTTATGTTTCAGGAGGGGGAACTAATGCGAATGGCCGGTTGAAATGGGCGCAGGTAAAGGGTAAAACGGAGAACGATTTAATGAAATTACCTTTCAAACAGGTATTTAATTTTCGCCCGGGTTTTATTAAACCATTGCCAGGACAAAAATACGCACACAAATTTTATACTTATATCAATTGGTTATTTCCTGTTGGAAGGGCCATTTATCCTGGTGGATTTTGCACCATGGCCGAGCTGGGCAATGCCATGATTAATACTTTAAGCCATAATGACGAGCGACGGATTTTAGAAGGGAAAGACATTATTGCCTTGTCAAAAGAATAA
- a CDS encoding S9 family peptidase, whose product MINKYWLTVTACALAITANAQQKALTVKDYERAESFMSYNTAKYIDHASVQPNWLDGDKFWYTTKTNGAEQTFLVDPVKKTKTLTTDYKSSATPSRRGAGRNEVLSPDGKKAVLIQDYNLFVKDVATGKLTQLTTDGIKDYGYATDNAGWKHSDAPILRWSPDSKKIATFQQDQRNSKDMYLVTTNVGAPELKAWKYPLPGDKQIATIRRVVIDVENAKMVSLNIPADQHRATLSDDISSSGTFDDIDWKADGTEVAFLSTSRDHKNEKFRIANTTTGAVREVFEETVKTQYESGQGAINWRYLPASKEIIWYSERDNWGHLYLYDATSGKLKNQITKGDFVVTRLIKVDEKTRTLYFMANGREKGNPYFSHLYKIGFDGKNLASLTPEEGNHQVVFSPSFAYFVDTYSQPDVPAVTVLRSIDGKLINTLEKTDVSRLSATGWKAPVPVTVKAKDGKTDIYGLVFTPTKMDAGQKYPVIDYIYPGPQGGSVGSWSFAASRGDNQALAELGFIVVVIEGTSNPDRSKSFHDMSYGNMAENTLPDQIAAIRQLSAKYPIDTTKVGIWGHSGGGFATAAAMFRYPDFFKVGISESGNHDNRNYEDDWGERYNGLVENSDYEAQANQNYAKNLKGKLMLVHGMMDDNVPPYNTLLVVEALEKANKSFDLVIFPNSAHGYGDYSPYMTRRRWDYFVQHLLGAEPPKDYQMRGPSAR is encoded by the coding sequence ATGATAAATAAATATTGGCTTACCGTAACGGCTTGTGCTTTAGCCATTACAGCAAATGCTCAGCAGAAAGCTTTAACCGTTAAAGATTACGAAAGAGCGGAAAGTTTTATGAGCTACAACACCGCAAAGTACATCGACCATGCCAGTGTGCAACCAAACTGGCTGGATGGCGATAAATTCTGGTACACCACTAAAACCAATGGTGCCGAACAAACTTTTTTGGTAGATCCGGTAAAGAAAACCAAAACGTTAACTACCGACTATAAAAGCAGTGCAACGCCATCACGCCGGGGCGCTGGCCGCAATGAAGTTTTGTCTCCTGATGGGAAAAAAGCCGTTTTAATTCAAGATTACAACCTGTTTGTTAAGGATGTAGCCACAGGAAAATTAACACAGTTAACCACTGATGGCATTAAAGATTATGGTTATGCTACCGACAATGCGGGATGGAAACATAGCGATGCACCGATTTTGCGCTGGTCGCCTGATTCGAAAAAGATAGCCACTTTTCAGCAGGATCAGCGAAATTCGAAAGACATGTATCTGGTAACCACTAATGTAGGCGCGCCAGAATTAAAAGCATGGAAATACCCTCTGCCTGGTGATAAACAGATTGCAACGATTAGAAGAGTAGTTATTGATGTAGAAAATGCGAAGATGGTTTCGCTAAACATCCCGGCAGATCAACATCGTGCAACCTTAAGCGATGATATTTCGAGCAGCGGTACTTTTGATGATATCGACTGGAAAGCCGATGGTACTGAAGTGGCCTTCCTCTCTACTTCCCGCGATCATAAAAATGAAAAATTCCGCATTGCCAATACTACAACAGGCGCGGTTCGCGAAGTTTTTGAAGAAACGGTAAAAACACAATACGAATCTGGTCAGGGAGCCATCAACTGGCGCTACCTTCCGGCATCAAAAGAAATTATCTGGTATTCGGAAAGAGATAACTGGGGCCACTTGTACTTGTACGATGCGACCAGCGGAAAATTGAAAAACCAGATTACCAAAGGCGATTTCGTAGTGACCCGTTTAATTAAAGTTGACGAAAAAACACGCACACTTTATTTCATGGCCAATGGCCGCGAAAAAGGCAATCCTTATTTCAGCCATTTATACAAAATCGGTTTCGACGGGAAAAACCTGGCATCGTTAACCCCTGAAGAAGGCAACCACCAGGTGGTATTTTCTCCTTCGTTTGCATATTTTGTAGATACTTATTCGCAACCAGATGTACCAGCGGTTACTGTTTTAAGAAGTATCGATGGGAAACTGATCAATACTTTAGAGAAAACAGATGTATCGAGGTTAAGCGCTACCGGCTGGAAAGCCCCTGTTCCGGTTACAGTTAAAGCCAAAGATGGCAAAACCGATATTTACGGACTGGTTTTTACACCAACCAAAATGGATGCAGGGCAGAAATACCCGGTGATCGATTATATTTACCCAGGTCCGCAGGGTGGTAGTGTAGGCAGCTGGTCTTTTGCGGCTTCGCGTGGCGATAATCAGGCTTTGGCCGAACTGGGCTTTATTGTAGTGGTAATAGAAGGAACCAGTAATCCCGACCGCTCTAAAAGTTTCCATGACATGAGTTATGGCAATATGGCCGAGAATACCCTGCCTGATCAGATTGCAGCCATCAGACAGCTTTCTGCTAAATACCCTATTGATACGACAAAAGTAGGGATCTGGGGGCACTCGGGTGGTGGTTTTGCCACCGCTGCGGCCATGTTCCGTTATCCGGATTTCTTTAAAGTGGGAATTTCAGAATCAGGAAATCACGATAACAGAAATTATGAGGACGATTGGGGCGAGCGTTACAATGGTTTGGTAGAAAATTCAGATTACGAAGCACAGGCCAACCAGAACTACGCTAAAAACCTGAAAGGAAAACTGATGCTGGTACATGGTATGATGGATGATAATGTACCACCTTACAATACATTACTCGTAGTTGAGGCATTAGAAAAAGCAAACAAATCTTTTGATCTGGTTATTTTTCCAAATAGTGCACACGGTTATGGCGATTACTCGCCATATATGACCCGACGACGCTGGGATTACTTTGTACAACATCTTTTAGGAGCAGAACCACCTAAAGATTACCAGATGAGAGGCCCCTCAGCAAGATAA